Proteins encoded by one window of Chondromyces crocatus:
- a CDS encoding serine hydrolase domain-containing protein, which produces MHIDGDCLPAFTRVKDSFAIALEAFPTLGAALSVVHDGNVVVDLWAGHADQARQHPWREDTVVNTTSTGKGLVAALAHLLAERGQLDLDAPVARLWPEFAAEGKEAITTRQLLDHTAGLPAVRTLLPRGTLTDWQQMTAALAAERPFWAPGQRHGYHAVTFGFLVGEVLARASGVDVRTLLAREIAGPWSLDYHIGLPAEDDHRAAEVAPSVPIPGAPSNPFGPLSDEDRHVLLLAFGNPPELREHTIVNDPAWRRAQIPASNGHGNARSLARFYGGLAAGGILDGVRLFQPETLESAARERVRGVDAVLGLPDSFASGFMLPSPMRPFGPPHAFGHPGVGGNLGFADAEAKLGFGFVVNQPLIAGLGGDPRWKSLIDAAYASLG; this is translated from the coding sequence ATGCACATCGATGGCGACTGTCTGCCGGCCTTCACCCGCGTCAAAGATTCCTTCGCGATCGCCCTGGAGGCGTTCCCCACGCTGGGCGCAGCGCTGAGCGTGGTCCACGACGGCAACGTGGTCGTCGACCTGTGGGCGGGGCATGCGGACCAGGCGCGACAGCACCCGTGGCGAGAGGACACCGTGGTCAACACGACCTCCACCGGCAAGGGCCTCGTCGCCGCGCTGGCGCACCTGCTCGCCGAGCGGGGCCAGCTCGATCTCGACGCGCCCGTCGCGCGCCTGTGGCCCGAGTTCGCTGCCGAGGGGAAGGAGGCGATCACCACCCGCCAGCTCCTCGATCACACCGCGGGCCTCCCCGCCGTGCGCACGCTCCTGCCCCGAGGGACCCTCACCGACTGGCAGCAGATGACGGCCGCCCTCGCCGCCGAGCGCCCCTTCTGGGCGCCAGGTCAGCGCCACGGCTACCACGCCGTCACCTTCGGCTTCCTCGTCGGCGAGGTCCTCGCCCGCGCTTCTGGCGTCGACGTCCGCACGCTGCTCGCGCGCGAGATCGCCGGCCCCTGGTCGCTCGACTACCACATCGGCCTCCCCGCCGAGGACGACCACCGCGCCGCAGAAGTCGCGCCCTCCGTGCCGATCCCGGGCGCTCCGAGCAACCCCTTCGGCCCCCTCTCCGACGAGGACCGCCACGTCCTGCTCCTCGCCTTCGGCAACCCGCCCGAGCTGCGCGAGCACACCATCGTCAACGACCCGGCGTGGCGCAGGGCGCAGATCCCTGCCAGCAACGGGCACGGCAACGCCCGCAGCCTGGCGCGCTTCTACGGCGGCCTCGCCGCTGGCGGCATCCTCGACGGCGTACGCCTCTTCCAGCCCGAGACCCTCGAGAGCGCCGCCCGCGAGCGCGTCCGCGGCGTCGACGCCGTGCTCGGCCTTCCGGACAGCTTCGCCTCCGGCTTCATGCTCCCGAGCCCCATGCGCCCCTTCGGCCCCCCACACGCCTTCGGGCACCCGGGTGTCGGTGGAAACCTCGGCTTCGCCGACGCCGAGGCCAAGCTCGGCTTCGGCTTCGTCGTCAACCAGCCGCTGATCGCCGGTCTCGGCGGCGACCCCCGCTGGAAGTCACTGATCGACGCGGCCTACGCCTCATTGGGCTAG
- a CDS encoding glutathione S-transferase family protein has translation MIIVHHLNNSRSQRVLWLLEELEVPYEVKRYERDPKTMLAPPELKAVHPLGKSPVITDGDKTIAETGAIIEYLVSTYGEGKLSPPVGTPERLRYTYWLHYAEGSAMTPLLLKLVFSMLPARAPMLVKPVVKLISAKAQSTFIDPQIKTHVDYWESELRKSTWFAGEEMTAADVQMSFPVEGAAARAGLGAEYPRLKAFLSRVHERPAYKRALERGGPFSMVGGG, from the coding sequence ATGATCATCGTCCACCACCTGAACAACTCCCGCTCGCAGCGTGTGCTCTGGTTGCTCGAAGAGCTCGAGGTGCCCTACGAGGTGAAGCGCTACGAGCGTGACCCGAAGACCATGCTGGCGCCGCCCGAGCTGAAGGCGGTGCACCCGCTGGGCAAGTCCCCGGTGATCACCGACGGTGACAAGACCATTGCCGAGACGGGGGCGATCATCGAGTACCTGGTCTCCACCTACGGGGAGGGGAAGCTGAGCCCCCCGGTCGGGACACCGGAGCGGCTCCGCTACACCTACTGGCTGCACTACGCCGAGGGGTCGGCGATGACGCCGCTCCTGCTGAAGCTGGTGTTCAGCATGCTGCCTGCCCGTGCGCCCATGCTGGTGAAGCCGGTGGTGAAGTTGATCTCGGCCAAGGCGCAGAGCACGTTCATCGATCCGCAGATCAAGACGCACGTCGACTACTGGGAGAGCGAGCTGCGCAAGTCGACCTGGTTCGCGGGCGAGGAGATGACGGCCGCAGACGTTCAAATGAGCTTCCCGGTGGAGGGAGCCGCGGCGAGGGCAGGGCTGGGGGCAGAATACCCGAGGCTGAAGGCGTTCCTGTCGCGCGTCCACGAGCGACCCGCGTACAAGCGGGCGCTGGAGCGTGGTGGGCCCTTCAGCATGGTCGGAGGCGGGTGA
- a CDS encoding ABC transporter permease subunit: protein MFAAREVVLVASREIRRNLGSRKGIAMFVLFLLGGALPVMIQLFFTRLQTEAGAPPPGVDDPTRAMRKVLLQRIYDEPTADYLIECPTVLLFLLRGTLFFLPLLILLIGYDQLAGEVQHRSLRYLAGRAYRGSIVLGKTLGTWVIIACMALVLHGVVWVATILQGDAQPLAVLSWGGRLWFFCIAQAFAYVGLTGLVSSLFRTPAVALFAGAGLLLVLGLANSILGYFESTRLLTWAFPGTYETHLVSPDPLLVARSIGLFVLWGSACAALASFILQKRDI, encoded by the coding sequence ATGTTCGCAGCGCGCGAAGTGGTCCTCGTGGCCTCGCGGGAGATCCGCCGGAACCTCGGCAGCAGGAAGGGGATCGCCATGTTCGTCCTCTTCCTCCTCGGCGGGGCCTTGCCGGTGATGATCCAGCTCTTCTTCACCCGCCTCCAGACCGAAGCAGGGGCGCCCCCTCCTGGCGTCGACGACCCCACCCGCGCCATGCGCAAGGTGCTCCTCCAGCGGATCTACGACGAGCCGACCGCCGACTACCTGATCGAGTGTCCCACGGTCCTCCTCTTCTTGCTCCGCGGCACCCTCTTCTTCCTGCCGCTCCTCATCTTGCTCATCGGCTACGACCAGCTCGCGGGCGAGGTCCAGCACCGGAGCTTGCGGTATCTCGCTGGCCGCGCGTACCGAGGCTCCATCGTCCTCGGCAAGACCCTCGGCACCTGGGTGATCATCGCCTGCATGGCACTCGTCCTCCACGGCGTGGTCTGGGTCGCCACCATCCTCCAGGGCGACGCCCAGCCCCTCGCCGTCCTGTCCTGGGGCGGCCGCCTCTGGTTCTTCTGCATCGCCCAGGCCTTTGCGTACGTCGGGCTCACGGGCCTCGTGAGCTCGCTCTTCCGCACACCGGCCGTTGCCCTCTTCGCTGGCGCCGGCCTCTTGCTCGTCCTCGGCCTCGCCAACTCCATCCTCGGGTACTTCGAGTCCACCCGGCTGCTCACCTGGGCCTTCCCCGGCACCTACGAGACGCACCTCGTCTCGCCCGATCCCCTCCTCGTCGCGCGGAGCATCGGCCTGTTCGTGCTCTGGGGTAGCGCTTGCGCCGCCCTCGCCTCCTTCATCCTGCAGAAGAGGGACATCTGA
- a CDS encoding type VI secretion system Vgr family protein, with the protein MSLGSVLVVTMEFESVSWDVQDEEASRGAAFAAFGHDFRLSLGGLPEADITVVAFRLTEAIQALYEAEVLFFLRTEADGDPLVDALGRGARLTLPSEGQDRVVHGVVGDVALVSAHADRRVYVARIMPRLWRLTMVTDTRVFQSMTVPQIVAEVLGAHGIAHTARLSRTHASRRYCLQYGETDFAFVARLLAEEGIAFWFEHPAGADQGESEVLVLADSEAFYQPLSPMDRLTFRPDAGALEGSGGDVLALRLLRRVAPGAVTLRTYDHQRAAPTLWRQVPTPEPASVPTRLGGVLSVAVEARGAAGGPLEDYDPHGHHQELELSASAAATRLAQHRALASTVAGTTVCRQLVPGRTFTVVGHEVLEERERLAVVRVVHHGKSLIGAAFRYRNELLAVPSGVLCRPPYPPRRVVQVVESAVVVGSEGQEIEPDHLGCVRVQFHWDRHGKNDERSSCWIRVLQPWAGPTYGFQFTPRLGMEVLVSFVGGDPDQPVILGCLPNPANAPPYPLPEHATRSGIRTQSSPGSVAGHNELMFEDRQGSETVMLRAQRNHQEVVLNDQHVSVGRDQEETVGQDRSVKVGGVDALRVDGSRRVEVGEVSSTVVGGDEYSSVGGQRFQRVEGGAQLTVGAELGFKVGEGLNLYVGTSMISDATVQTSGALRLVGTEMVRVQSSKGIELTCGSSVVSISPEGITLRAARVRVEAVKEEITLQRGETQLRVGEAMEVESATVRLTTSSAALTLDQSAELLGNPVKLKGPGNAQRSRPDSVEATPGQARFKVDPPPGHVGPLVLVIATPSGEVVERETDGNHEVVLDGVEGDRFELVEVRIPGGDRLQHQPHEA; encoded by the coding sequence ATGTCCCTCGGTAGCGTGCTCGTCGTCACCATGGAGTTCGAGTCAGTTTCCTGGGACGTTCAGGATGAGGAAGCGTCACGAGGCGCGGCGTTCGCGGCGTTCGGGCACGATTTTCGTCTCTCGCTGGGCGGCCTTCCGGAGGCCGACATCACCGTCGTCGCCTTCCGACTGACGGAGGCAATCCAGGCGCTGTACGAGGCGGAGGTCCTTTTCTTTCTACGCACGGAGGCAGACGGGGATCCTCTGGTCGACGCGCTCGGGCGAGGAGCTCGGCTGACCCTGCCCTCCGAAGGGCAGGATCGCGTGGTGCATGGCGTCGTGGGAGACGTGGCGCTCGTCAGCGCGCACGCCGATCGCCGGGTCTACGTGGCGCGCATCATGCCCCGGCTCTGGCGGCTGACGATGGTGACGGACACCCGTGTGTTCCAGTCCATGACCGTGCCGCAGATCGTCGCCGAGGTGCTCGGGGCCCACGGGATCGCCCACACGGCCCGGCTCTCTCGGACCCATGCATCGCGGCGGTACTGTCTCCAGTACGGCGAGACCGATTTCGCTTTCGTGGCCAGGCTGCTCGCGGAAGAGGGGATCGCCTTCTGGTTCGAGCACCCGGCGGGCGCGGACCAGGGGGAAAGCGAGGTGCTGGTGCTCGCCGACAGCGAGGCGTTCTATCAGCCGCTCTCCCCCATGGACCGGCTGACGTTCCGGCCCGATGCAGGGGCGCTCGAGGGGTCGGGGGGAGACGTGCTCGCGCTGCGGCTGCTGCGGCGGGTGGCGCCAGGGGCGGTGACGCTCCGGACCTACGATCATCAGCGGGCGGCGCCGACGCTCTGGCGGCAGGTGCCGACGCCTGAGCCTGCGAGCGTGCCGACGCGTCTCGGCGGTGTGCTCAGTGTGGCGGTGGAGGCGAGAGGGGCTGCTGGAGGGCCACTGGAGGACTATGATCCGCACGGGCACCACCAGGAGCTGGAGCTGTCGGCGAGCGCTGCGGCGACGCGGCTCGCGCAGCATCGGGCACTCGCGAGCACGGTGGCCGGAACGACGGTGTGCAGGCAGCTCGTGCCCGGGCGCACCTTCACGGTGGTCGGGCACGAGGTGCTGGAGGAGCGGGAGCGGCTGGCGGTCGTGCGCGTGGTGCACCATGGCAAGAGCCTGATCGGTGCGGCGTTTCGTTACCGCAACGAGCTGCTCGCGGTGCCGAGCGGTGTGCTGTGCAGACCGCCGTACCCGCCGCGCCGCGTGGTGCAGGTGGTCGAGAGCGCGGTGGTCGTCGGGTCGGAGGGGCAGGAGATCGAGCCGGACCATCTCGGCTGCGTGCGCGTGCAGTTCCACTGGGATCGGCACGGAAAGAACGACGAGCGCAGCTCGTGCTGGATCCGCGTGCTCCAGCCGTGGGCGGGCCCGACGTACGGCTTCCAGTTCACCCCGCGCCTCGGGATGGAGGTGCTGGTGTCGTTCGTGGGTGGTGACCCGGATCAGCCCGTCATCCTCGGCTGCCTGCCGAACCCTGCGAACGCGCCGCCATACCCGCTGCCAGAGCATGCGACGCGCAGCGGGATCCGCACGCAGTCGTCGCCCGGGTCGGTGGCTGGCCACAACGAGCTGATGTTCGAGGATCGTCAGGGCAGCGAGACGGTGATGCTGCGGGCCCAGCGCAACCACCAGGAGGTGGTCCTGAACGATCAGCACGTGAGCGTGGGGCGGGATCAGGAAGAGACGGTCGGGCAGGATCGGTCGGTGAAGGTGGGGGGGGTCGACGCGCTGCGCGTGGACGGGAGCCGCCGCGTGGAGGTGGGCGAGGTGTCGTCCACGGTGGTGGGCGGGGACGAGTATTCGAGCGTGGGGGGCCAGCGCTTCCAGCGTGTGGAAGGGGGGGCGCAGCTCACGGTCGGCGCCGAGCTGGGCTTCAAGGTCGGCGAGGGGCTGAACCTGTACGTGGGCACCTCGATGATCAGCGACGCGACGGTGCAGACGAGCGGCGCCCTGCGCCTCGTCGGGACCGAGATGGTGCGGGTGCAGTCCTCGAAAGGCATCGAGCTGACCTGTGGCTCGTCGGTCGTGTCGATCTCGCCCGAGGGCATCACGCTGCGCGCCGCGCGGGTCCGGGTGGAGGCAGTGAAGGAGGAGATCACGCTGCAGCGTGGCGAGACGCAGCTCCGGGTGGGCGAAGCGATGGAGGTGGAGAGCGCCACGGTGCGGCTCACCACGTCGTCGGCCGCCCTCACGCTCGATCAGAGCGCCGAGCTGCTGGGCAACCCCGTGAAGCTCAAGGGGCCGGGCAACGCGCAGCGCTCGCGCCCGGACAGCGTGGAGGCCACGCCCGGTCAGGCGCGCTTCAAGGTCGATCCTCCCCCGGGCCACGTAGGGCCGCTCGTTCTGGTCATCGCGACGCCGAGCGGCGAGGTCGTCGAGCGAGAGACCGACGGCAATCACGAGGTCGTGCTCGACGGGGTGGAGGGAGACCGGTTCGAACTCGTCGAGGTCCGGATTCCCGGGGGGGACAGGCTTCAGCACCAGCCGCACGAGGCGTAG
- a CDS encoding DUF2169 domain-containing protein: MHVLPENHHRLVANRAASPASAAELASALWPLLLALRACCTTLDLFSGYDEIFQIVPVNDEETLARLLDGGEIEWHGPRPPGEPTHATRLFNGKDGAHFADLYVRWIQGSEAGSAGLSVELRLGRDPEVRQALLLRQAFEGLVQAVAPTVAFGETCFQTPRAKERSLSPWPAWLTFVPARLGAPPSFEAPTEVDALEGLGAVVVAVPGALDDDAAGAGIRKRVAALLEPKLGAPPAKRVEASVPPPGVASGAAPSGAALPSYLRAPAEAKRIEPVVHAVAEAAAPSVPTAPPKAPQMPQVPAVVMPPAVVQQSAASSCACGPVARGPAAAGQGPAGIPALGVGPSAPLAVGQVRCATLGWRIEGAYYLTTIVKASFVLRPGGGLSLTDPAPVQLTDAYHNGPLSSLQDPSDLVPYLPSAEVMLTGHAVVPRGGRGTVRLSVHRLHPGRTSPEVLVDKRLVVRGDGDAGGAADGLVRVPLRYEHARGGPGNADNPVGVGHGPGDPSPRLVHPDDPSVAACFGPISPLWASRARTVSSEEREGLRQSLPSLPASFSWAYYMAVPPDQRITGFLRGDEVLILEGFGPDRGRVEARLPGLSARCLVWAPDAPPEVVQLAADTLRVDVDRGVVSVTWRGYMPVRGEGAFPRLVAAGALSLPTEAVHWPTPAVIEDVRQRFRQQSTTGAVARAPVHLGMTADLPDGAPSSGPMPFAPSAPSSPSAPPSVRPAAPPGSPLWSDARPAPRVTARQRETVAISAVPEPEVPVEESSSTRGPSEKT, translated from the coding sequence ATGCATGTGCTTCCCGAGAATCATCACCGCCTCGTCGCCAACCGTGCGGCTTCGCCCGCGTCGGCGGCGGAACTGGCCTCCGCGCTGTGGCCGCTCCTGCTCGCGCTCCGAGCGTGCTGCACCACGCTCGACCTGTTCAGCGGGTACGACGAGATCTTCCAGATCGTGCCCGTGAACGACGAGGAGACGCTGGCGCGTTTGCTCGATGGGGGGGAAATCGAGTGGCACGGACCGCGGCCCCCGGGAGAGCCCACCCATGCGACGCGGCTGTTCAACGGGAAGGACGGCGCCCACTTCGCTGATCTCTACGTCCGCTGGATCCAGGGGAGCGAGGCGGGGTCCGCTGGGCTCTCGGTGGAGCTTCGGCTCGGGCGGGATCCCGAGGTGCGCCAGGCACTCCTGCTGCGGCAGGCCTTCGAGGGGCTGGTGCAGGCCGTGGCACCCACCGTGGCGTTCGGTGAGACGTGCTTCCAGACGCCGCGTGCGAAAGAGCGCTCGCTGAGCCCCTGGCCCGCCTGGCTGACCTTCGTGCCAGCACGGCTGGGGGCGCCGCCGTCGTTCGAGGCGCCGACCGAGGTCGATGCGCTGGAGGGGCTGGGGGCGGTGGTCGTGGCCGTCCCTGGGGCGCTGGATGACGACGCCGCGGGGGCTGGCATCCGGAAGCGCGTGGCGGCTTTGCTCGAACCGAAGCTCGGAGCTCCACCGGCGAAGCGTGTCGAGGCCTCTGTGCCGCCGCCTGGCGTCGCATCCGGCGCTGCGCCCTCGGGGGCGGCTCTCCCCTCCTACCTGCGTGCTCCTGCCGAGGCGAAGCGCATCGAGCCCGTCGTTCACGCAGTGGCCGAGGCAGCGGCGCCGTCCGTACCGACGGCGCCGCCAAAGGCGCCCCAGATGCCCCAGGTGCCCGCGGTGGTGATGCCGCCAGCCGTCGTGCAGCAGTCCGCGGCATCCAGCTGCGCGTGCGGGCCCGTGGCGCGAGGGCCCGCTGCGGCAGGGCAAGGGCCGGCAGGTATTCCTGCGCTCGGCGTGGGGCCGTCCGCTCCACTCGCCGTGGGGCAGGTCCGGTGCGCGACGCTGGGGTGGAGGATCGAGGGCGCGTATTACCTCACCACGATCGTCAAAGCGTCGTTCGTCCTCCGTCCCGGAGGCGGCCTCTCGCTCACCGACCCCGCCCCGGTACAGCTGACCGATGCGTACCACAACGGGCCGCTGTCGAGCCTCCAGGACCCCAGCGATCTCGTCCCGTATCTTCCTTCTGCCGAGGTGATGCTCACGGGTCATGCCGTCGTGCCGCGGGGAGGTCGAGGGACCGTGCGCCTGAGCGTGCACCGGCTCCATCCGGGCCGCACGTCTCCGGAGGTGCTGGTCGACAAGCGGCTGGTGGTGCGGGGCGATGGCGACGCGGGCGGCGCGGCGGATGGGCTCGTGCGGGTCCCGCTGCGGTACGAGCATGCGCGCGGAGGGCCAGGGAATGCCGACAATCCCGTGGGGGTCGGGCATGGCCCGGGTGACCCGTCACCGCGGCTCGTCCACCCCGACGACCCCAGCGTGGCAGCGTGCTTCGGGCCCATCTCTCCCTTGTGGGCGTCCAGAGCGCGGACGGTGTCGTCGGAAGAGCGTGAGGGGCTCCGGCAATCTCTCCCCTCGCTCCCGGCCAGCTTCTCGTGGGCGTACTACATGGCGGTGCCTCCCGATCAGCGCATCACCGGCTTCCTACGCGGTGACGAGGTGCTGATCCTCGAAGGCTTCGGCCCGGACCGCGGGCGCGTCGAGGCACGCCTGCCAGGGCTCTCGGCGCGGTGTCTGGTCTGGGCGCCCGACGCACCGCCCGAGGTCGTGCAGCTCGCGGCCGACACCCTCCGCGTCGATGTGGATCGGGGCGTCGTGTCGGTGACGTGGCGTGGCTACATGCCCGTCCGAGGCGAGGGCGCGTTCCCGCGGCTGGTGGCGGCCGGAGCGCTGTCCTTGCCGACGGAGGCGGTGCACTGGCCGACGCCCGCGGTGATCGAGGACGTGCGCCAGCGGTTCCGGCAGCAGTCGACGACGGGGGCGGTGGCTCGTGCGCCCGTCCATCTGGGCATGACGGCCGATCTGCCGGACGGCGCCCCCTCCTCCGGGCCGATGCCCTTCGCGCCGTCAGCGCCCTCGTCTCCGTCGGCGCCGCCCTCTGTGAGGCCGGCCGCTCCTCCTGGGTCGCCGCTGTGGTCCGATGCGCGTCCCGCCCCGCGCGTCACGGCGCGGCAGCGCGAGACCGTGGCCATCAGCGCGGTCCCCGAGCCGGAGGTGCCTGTCGAGGAGTCGTCGTCGACGCGCGGCCCGAGCGAGAAGACGTAA
- a CDS encoding ABC transporter ATP-binding protein, with protein sequence MSPEQHDNVKIAAPLIPSAISVQSVFKSFGNVAAVKDLSFEVPEGSVFGLIGPNGAGKTTTFSMLAGYLAPTRGLISVLDHDPDAVEALKGRVGVLPQDALLPPGEQVGAYVSFLAELQGMTHSAAQNAARAALAEVEGADWWNRRCGTLSHGMAKRVGLAQAFLGEPRVVLLDEPTAGLDPRVAYGVRRIIGARKGRCTLVISSHNLQELEAICDHAAILDHGSVVAHGSMAELTASSSEIRFELAAGPVPEDAVRGIEAVTTVTFDGSARELVVTFDRTAVDAEEMIRRACSVLYHHQARISSISKGRRLEQRVMELTE encoded by the coding sequence ATGAGCCCCGAGCAGCACGACAACGTCAAGATCGCCGCCCCGCTGATCCCTTCGGCCATCTCGGTCCAGAGCGTGTTCAAGAGCTTCGGCAACGTCGCCGCGGTGAAGGACCTCTCCTTCGAGGTCCCCGAGGGCAGCGTCTTCGGCCTCATCGGCCCCAACGGCGCCGGCAAGACCACCACCTTCTCCATGCTGGCCGGCTACCTCGCCCCCACCCGTGGGTTGATCTCCGTCCTCGACCACGATCCTGACGCCGTCGAGGCCCTCAAGGGCCGCGTCGGCGTCCTCCCGCAGGACGCCCTGCTCCCCCCTGGCGAGCAGGTGGGCGCCTACGTCTCCTTCCTCGCCGAGCTGCAGGGCATGACGCACAGCGCGGCGCAGAACGCCGCCCGCGCCGCTCTTGCCGAGGTCGAAGGCGCCGACTGGTGGAACCGCCGCTGTGGCACGCTCTCGCACGGCATGGCCAAGCGCGTCGGCCTCGCCCAGGCCTTCCTCGGCGAGCCCCGCGTCGTCCTCCTCGACGAGCCCACGGCTGGCCTCGACCCGCGCGTCGCCTACGGCGTCCGCCGCATCATCGGCGCCCGCAAGGGCCGCTGCACCCTCGTCATCTCCAGCCACAACCTCCAGGAGCTGGAGGCGATCTGCGACCACGCCGCCATCCTCGATCACGGCAGCGTCGTCGCCCACGGCAGCATGGCCGAACTGACCGCCTCCTCGTCCGAGATCCGCTTCGAGCTGGCCGCGGGCCCCGTCCCCGAGGACGCCGTGCGCGGCATCGAGGCCGTGACCACCGTGACCTTCGACGGCAGCGCCCGCGAGCTGGTCGTCACCTTCGATCGCACCGCCGTCGATGCCGAGGAGATGATCCGCCGCGCTTGCAGCGTCCTCTATCACCACCAGGCCAGGATCAGCAGCATCAGCAAGGGGCGACGGCTGGAGCAGCGGGTCATGGAACTGACCGAGTGA
- a CDS encoding DUF4280 domain-containing protein, producing the protein MPCLVVHGARLRCSQGTSQATLTVLPSSEARGDEQPAATVMDHKPLLNVATFGMCQTQANPQVASATAAAQGVLTPMPCVPLVTAPWSPGASFVKVGQHAALTADSTCTCQWTGTVEVVDPGSVIEVE; encoded by the coding sequence ATGCCGTGCCTCGTCGTCCATGGAGCCAGGCTCCGCTGCAGTCAGGGAACCTCGCAGGCCACGCTGACCGTGCTCCCTTCCTCCGAGGCCCGCGGGGACGAGCAGCCTGCGGCCACGGTGATGGATCACAAGCCGCTGTTGAACGTGGCCACGTTCGGGATGTGCCAGACGCAGGCCAACCCGCAGGTCGCTTCAGCGACCGCGGCCGCGCAAGGGGTCCTCACCCCGATGCCCTGCGTTCCTCTGGTGACCGCGCCGTGGTCGCCTGGAGCGAGCTTCGTCAAGGTCGGCCAGCACGCGGCGCTCACCGCCGACTCCACCTGCACCTGCCAGTGGACGGGTACCGTGGAGGTCGTCGATCCGGGGAGCGTGATCGAGGTGGAGTGA